From the Rhodococcus sp. NBC_00297 genome, one window contains:
- the ilvD gene encoding dihydroxy-acid dehydratase, translated as MSSTPADATTSTSADTADVKPRSRDVTDGLEKTAARGMLRAVGMGDADWGKSQIGVASSWNEITPCNLSLDRLAKAVKEGVHTGGGYPLEFGTISVSDGISMGHEGMHFSLVSREVIADSVETVISAERLDGSVLLAGCDKSLPGMLMAAARLDLASVFLYAGSTLPGFATLSDGSEHQVTIIDAFEAVGACSRGLMSREDVDTIERAICPGEGACGGMYTANTMASAAEAMGMSLPGSAAPPAPDKRRDGFARASGEAVVELLRRGITTRDIMTKEAFENAIAVVMAFGGSTNAVLHLLAIAYEAGVELTLDDFVRVGAKVPHLADVKPFGRHVMTDVDRIGGVPVVMKALLDAGLLHGDCLTVTGKTVAENLADIAPPDPDGLVLRAMSEPIHPTGGITILKGSLAPGGAVVKSAGFDSDVFEGTARVFERERAAMDALEDGTITSGDVVVIRYEGPKGGPGMREMLAITGAIKGAGLGKDVLLMTDGRFSGGTTGLCVGHIAPEAVDGGPIAFVRDGDRIRLDVANGTLDLLVEDAELESRKAKWAPLPPRYTRGVLAKYSKLVGSASQGAVCS; from the coding sequence ATGAGCAGCACCCCCGCAGACGCCACCACCTCCACCAGCGCCGACACGGCCGACGTCAAGCCCCGCAGCCGCGACGTCACCGACGGTCTCGAGAAGACCGCAGCGCGCGGCATGCTGCGCGCGGTCGGCATGGGCGACGCGGACTGGGGCAAGTCCCAGATCGGCGTCGCGTCGTCGTGGAACGAGATCACCCCGTGCAACCTCTCGCTCGATCGCCTGGCGAAGGCGGTCAAGGAGGGTGTGCACACGGGCGGCGGCTATCCCCTCGAGTTCGGCACCATCTCCGTGTCCGACGGCATCTCCATGGGCCACGAGGGCATGCACTTCTCGCTGGTCTCCCGTGAGGTCATCGCCGACTCGGTCGAGACCGTGATCAGCGCCGAGCGCCTCGACGGCTCGGTGCTGCTGGCCGGCTGCGACAAGTCGCTGCCCGGAATGCTCATGGCGGCCGCGCGCCTCGACCTCGCGAGTGTCTTCCTCTACGCGGGCTCCACTCTTCCCGGTTTCGCGACGCTCTCGGACGGCAGCGAGCACCAGGTCACCATCATCGACGCGTTCGAGGCCGTCGGCGCCTGCTCGCGCGGCCTGATGTCGCGTGAGGACGTCGACACCATCGAACGCGCGATCTGCCCCGGCGAGGGCGCCTGTGGCGGTATGTACACCGCCAACACGATGGCCAGCGCGGCCGAGGCCATGGGCATGTCGCTCCCCGGCAGCGCCGCTCCGCCCGCTCCCGACAAGCGTCGCGACGGATTCGCTCGTGCCAGCGGCGAGGCCGTCGTCGAACTGCTGCGTCGCGGCATCACCACGCGCGACATCATGACGAAGGAGGCTTTCGAGAACGCCATCGCCGTCGTCATGGCCTTCGGCGGTTCCACGAACGCCGTGCTGCATCTCCTCGCGATCGCGTACGAGGCAGGTGTCGAACTCACCCTCGACGATTTCGTCCGCGTCGGCGCCAAGGTGCCGCACCTCGCCGACGTGAAGCCGTTCGGCCGCCACGTCATGACCGACGTCGATCGCATCGGCGGCGTTCCCGTCGTCATGAAGGCCTTGCTCGACGCCGGCCTGCTGCACGGCGACTGCCTCACGGTCACCGGCAAGACGGTGGCGGAGAACCTCGCCGACATCGCCCCGCCGGATCCCGACGGTCTGGTGCTGCGCGCGATGAGTGAGCCGATCCACCCGACCGGCGGCATCACGATCCTGAAGGGCTCGCTGGCTCCCGGCGGCGCAGTCGTGAAGTCGGCAGGCTTCGACTCCGACGTCTTCGAGGGCACCGCCCGCGTCTTCGAGCGTGAGCGCGCCGCGATGGACGCTCTCGAGGACGGCACCATCACGTCCGGCGACGTCGTCGTCATCCGGTACGAGGGCCCCAAGGGCGGCCCGGGCATGCGCGAGATGCTGGCGATCACCGGAGCCATCAAGGGCGCGGGCCTCGGCAAGGACGTCCTGCTGATGACCGACGGTCGGTTCTCGGGTGGCACGACGGGCCTGTGTGTCGGGCACATCGCTCCCGAGGCCGTCGACGGCGGACCGATCGCGTTCGTCCGCGACGGCGACCGCATCCGCCTGGACGTCGCCAACGGAACGCTCGACCTGCTGGTCGAGGACGCCGAGCTCGAGTCACGCAAGGCGAAGTGGGCACCGCTTCCGCCTCGCTACACCCGTGGCGTGCTGGCCAAGTACTCCAAGCTCGTGGGGTCCGCGTCGCAGGGCGCCGTCTGCAGCTGA
- a CDS encoding sigma-70 family RNA polymerase sigma factor encodes MSPAPRPAARSTAELSALLQAVGRGDREAFARFYDATSSRVYGAVLRVLRDRGFSEECVQDVYLEVWQKAPTFSPEQGSPAAWLVTMAHRRAIDRVRSEQSRTDRESKYAMLDAAVGIHDTSDRFLDRRPVLDAMQELSGRQRECLFMAFFEGLTYAEAADRMGVPVSTMKSRIRSALAKMRVDPRVACLAE; translated from the coding sequence GTGTCTCCCGCGCCTCGGCCCGCGGCTCGCTCGACGGCGGAACTGTCGGCTCTGCTCCAGGCTGTCGGCCGTGGTGACCGTGAGGCGTTCGCCCGGTTCTACGACGCGACGTCCTCCCGCGTCTACGGAGCCGTGCTCCGAGTGCTCCGCGATCGTGGATTCTCCGAGGAGTGCGTCCAGGACGTCTATCTCGAGGTGTGGCAGAAGGCCCCCACGTTCTCGCCCGAACAGGGGTCGCCGGCGGCGTGGTTGGTGACCATGGCGCACCGGCGAGCCATCGACCGCGTGCGGTCCGAGCAGTCGCGGACCGATCGCGAGTCGAAGTATGCGATGCTCGACGCCGCCGTGGGGATCCACGACACGTCGGACCGCTTCCTCGACCGCCGTCCGGTGCTCGACGCGATGCAGGAACTGAGTGGCCGGCAGCGGGAATGCCTGTTCATGGCGTTCTTCGAAGGTCTCACGTATGCGGAGGCCGCCGATCGTATGGGCGTGCCGGTGTCGACGATGAAGTCGCGGATCCGCAGCGCACTCGCAAAGATGCGCGTCGATCCCCGCGTGGCCTGCCTGGCGGAGTGA
- a CDS encoding MFS transporter, producing MTSPPPTVPLSSARGRWIVLATVLGSTLSLLDGTVVTIALPDIGTELGADVSGLQWTVTGYTLTLAAFVLLGGSLGDRVGRRRIFVLGTIWFAVASVACGLAPNVEFLVLARVVQGIGAALVTPGSLAILSASIDPKDRGAAIGLWSGFGGIGSAVGPLLGGWLVEIAGWRSIFLLNVPLAVAVVVVALRHVPETRDPETSGRLDVPGAAVVALALAALTYGAIDGRWPIIAIGLVGTAVFVVVERRTAHPLVPPSLFSSRVFVAANIVTFAAYAALGGVFFLLLLQLQVALGYSALAAGTATLPITAALLLLSARAGALAGRIGPRLPMTVGPLVAAVGLVLMVRIEPGSTYLGAVLPAVVVFGVGLSLLVAPLTAAVIGAAPASHAGTASAVNNAVARTAQLLSVAAIPGIVGISGQLDPAQFSSGFRAAMLICAAMLALAGALAAVSIRTPRPTDRTPMHCDVSGPPVTDGR from the coding sequence GTGACCTCGCCCCCGCCGACCGTCCCCCTGTCGTCGGCGCGCGGCCGGTGGATCGTGCTGGCCACGGTGCTGGGATCGACCCTGTCGCTGCTCGACGGAACCGTGGTCACCATCGCCCTCCCCGACATCGGGACCGAACTGGGCGCCGACGTCAGCGGGCTGCAGTGGACGGTCACCGGCTACACCCTGACGCTTGCCGCGTTCGTGCTGCTGGGCGGCTCGCTCGGCGACCGTGTCGGACGGCGGCGCATCTTCGTCCTGGGCACGATCTGGTTCGCGGTCGCGTCGGTCGCGTGCGGTCTGGCGCCGAACGTCGAGTTCCTCGTGCTCGCTCGTGTCGTGCAGGGCATCGGCGCTGCGTTGGTGACGCCGGGTTCGCTGGCGATCCTGTCGGCCTCGATCGACCCGAAGGATCGGGGTGCGGCCATCGGCCTGTGGTCGGGCTTCGGTGGCATCGGGTCCGCGGTGGGCCCGCTGCTGGGCGGCTGGCTCGTGGAGATCGCCGGGTGGCGGTCCATCTTCCTGCTCAACGTGCCGCTCGCCGTCGCGGTCGTCGTCGTCGCGTTGCGCCACGTGCCCGAGACGCGAGACCCCGAGACCTCCGGCCGACTCGACGTCCCCGGAGCTGCCGTCGTCGCCCTCGCTCTCGCGGCACTGACCTACGGGGCGATCGACGGACGGTGGCCGATCATCGCGATCGGCCTGGTCGGCACGGCCGTGTTCGTGGTCGTCGAGCGCCGGACGGCCCACCCTCTGGTGCCGCCGTCGCTCTTCTCGTCCAGGGTCTTCGTCGCGGCGAACATCGTGACCTTCGCGGCCTACGCCGCGCTCGGCGGCGTGTTCTTCCTGCTGCTGCTGCAACTGCAGGTCGCGCTCGGCTACTCGGCCCTCGCCGCCGGCACGGCGACACTGCCGATCACCGCGGCGCTCCTCCTGCTGTCGGCGCGCGCCGGCGCGCTGGCCGGCCGCATCGGACCTCGTCTGCCCATGACGGTGGGACCACTGGTGGCCGCGGTCGGGCTGGTACTCATGGTCCGCATCGAGCCGGGATCGACCTACCTCGGTGCCGTGCTGCCGGCCGTCGTCGTGTTCGGCGTGGGGCTCTCCCTGCTCGTGGCGCCACTCACCGCGGCCGTCATCGGTGCGGCACCGGCATCGCACGCGGGTACCGCGTCCGCGGTGAACAACGCGGTCGCGCGCACGGCTCAACTGCTCTCGGTCGCCGCGATTCCCGGCATCGTCGGCATCTCCGGGCAGCTGGATCCCGCGCAGTTCTCGTCGGGATTCCGCGCCGCGATGCTCATCTGTGCGGCCATGCTGGCTCTCGCCGGGGCACTCGCCGCCGTCTCGATCCGCACACCTCGCCCGACGGATCGCACACCGATGCACTGCGACGTGTCCGGGCCGCCCGTGACGGACGGCCGCTGA
- the lppU gene encoding LppU family putative lipoprotein: protein MTISRRPGTRRAPAVLLVLTAVALLAGCSSTITGTPVAQQGSVPASEVPELPNDSILPPVPTTPSGTGGDVSIDAQAGDCVRLGGTVDEATIEEAACGSPESNYRVVSAEVSTDFCPGDVDQTYYETLAGIEQGALCLDIDFVVGGCMDLGTPDPERSDCDAPMIGGVRVVDVLQGTTDASECPSSRSYVYDERAFVVCLDDQ, encoded by the coding sequence ATGACGATTTCTCGGCGACCGGGAACGCGGCGCGCTCCGGCCGTTCTCCTCGTGCTGACGGCGGTCGCTCTGCTGGCAGGATGCTCGTCGACGATCACCGGTACCCCCGTCGCTCAGCAGGGCTCCGTACCCGCGTCCGAGGTGCCCGAGTTGCCGAACGATTCGATCCTCCCGCCGGTCCCCACCACTCCGTCCGGCACCGGCGGCGACGTCTCCATCGACGCGCAGGCGGGTGACTGCGTGCGTCTCGGCGGCACGGTCGACGAGGCCACCATCGAGGAGGCCGCGTGCGGGTCTCCCGAATCGAACTACCGCGTGGTGTCTGCCGAGGTCTCCACCGACTTCTGTCCCGGTGACGTCGACCAGACGTACTACGAGACGCTCGCCGGCATCGAGCAGGGCGCGCTGTGCCTCGACATCGACTTCGTGGTCGGGGGATGCATGGATCTGGGCACGCCCGACCCGGAGCGCTCGGACTGCGACGCCCCGATGATCGGCGGTGTCCGGGTCGTCGACGTCCTGCAGGGCACGACCGACGCGTCGGAATGCCCGTCGTCACGCAGTTACGTCTACGACGAGCGCGCCTTCGTCGTCTGTCTCGACGACCAGTGA
- a CDS encoding ATP-dependent DNA ligase, translating to MDLPVSPPLQPMLAKASKTVPDQPDSGDPAWSYEPKWDGFRTIVFRDGDEVVLGSRGGKDLARYFPEMVDAVREELPERCVVDGELVVALETDGSWRLDWDSLSERIHPADSRVRMLAEKTPAQFIGFDLLALGDEDLTGLPFAERRARLETILDTGRTEPRCHVTRVTADAALATDWFDRFEGAGLDGVVAKRLDGVYVPNKREMIKVKHARTADCVLIGYRIHKSGNGIGSMLLGLYNGDQLQMIGGASAFTDAKRLSYLEELEPLRLGDDIVSDGEQTRWRSGMDRTWIPVRPERVLEVAYDQMEKSRLRHAARFVRWRPDRDPLSCTYDQLDVPADYDVSDILERS from the coding sequence GTGGACCTCCCCGTTTCACCCCCGTTGCAGCCCATGCTCGCCAAGGCCTCCAAGACGGTCCCCGACCAGCCCGACTCGGGGGATCCGGCGTGGTCCTACGAGCCGAAGTGGGACGGCTTCCGCACGATCGTCTTCCGTGACGGGGACGAGGTCGTGCTCGGGTCACGCGGTGGTAAGGACCTGGCCCGGTACTTCCCGGAGATGGTCGACGCCGTGCGCGAGGAACTGCCCGAACGATGTGTCGTCGACGGCGAGCTGGTGGTCGCTCTCGAGACCGACGGATCGTGGCGGCTCGACTGGGACTCGCTGTCCGAGCGGATCCACCCCGCCGACAGTCGCGTGCGGATGCTGGCCGAGAAGACCCCCGCGCAGTTCATCGGTTTCGATCTCCTGGCTCTCGGTGACGAGGACCTGACCGGTCTTCCCTTCGCCGAGAGGCGCGCCCGCCTGGAGACGATCCTCGACACGGGTCGGACCGAGCCGCGGTGCCACGTGACGCGCGTGACCGCGGACGCCGCTCTGGCCACCGACTGGTTCGACCGGTTCGAGGGAGCCGGACTGGACGGGGTCGTGGCCAAGCGGCTCGACGGCGTGTACGTGCCGAACAAGCGCGAGATGATCAAGGTCAAGCACGCCCGCACGGCCGACTGCGTTCTCATCGGGTACCGCATTCACAAGAGCGGCAACGGTATCGGGTCGATGCTGCTGGGTCTCTACAACGGTGACCAGCTCCAGATGATCGGCGGCGCGTCCGCCTTCACGGACGCGAAGCGGTTGTCCTACCTCGAGGAACTGGAACCGTTGCGGCTCGGTGACGACATCGTCTCCGACGGCGAGCAGACCCGCTGGCGCTCCGGCATGGACCGTACGTGGATCCCGGTGCGGCCCGAGCGGGTTCTCGAGGTGGCCTACGACCAGATGGAGAAGTCCAGGCTGCGCCACGCCGCGCGCTTCGTCCGCTGGCGCCCGGACCGGGATCCGCTGAGCTGCACGTACGACCAGCTCGACGTGCCCGCGGACTACGACGTCTCCGACATCCTCGAGAGGTCCTGA
- a CDS encoding DNA polymerase domain-containing protein gives MAAKSTPVMLQVGEREVKVSSPDRIIYEATDRTPDITKLQVCEYFSTVGEPLMRALGDRPTAMERWPDGYRDGMRLATGPQDKGGDGFYQKRLPRGAPDFVETVEITFPSRRRAEELCPTEPASLVWAAQMGTLTFHPWPVRRPEVDRPDELRIDIDPQPGTSFTDARRVALVTRELLEELGLRGYPKTSGNRGIHVYVRIRPEWTFEDVRHAAIGLGRELERRDDGVTTAWWKEERGARLFIDYNQNNRDRTIASAWSLRARPGAPVSTPLTWERLAETSDPREYSLVTVPDYLQDGDPWASMDDEAYSLAPLLDLWETLPGGELNFPPDYPKMPGEPPRVQPSKKVAAHWDEDGTRAQE, from the coding sequence GTGGCCGCGAAGTCGACGCCCGTGATGCTGCAGGTCGGCGAGCGTGAGGTGAAGGTCTCGAGTCCGGACCGCATCATCTACGAGGCCACGGACCGCACACCGGACATCACCAAACTGCAGGTGTGCGAGTACTTCTCGACGGTGGGCGAGCCGTTGATGCGCGCCCTGGGGGACCGTCCTACCGCGATGGAGCGCTGGCCCGACGGGTATCGCGACGGGATGCGCCTGGCCACCGGCCCGCAGGACAAGGGTGGCGACGGCTTCTATCAGAAGCGATTGCCCAGAGGTGCACCCGATTTCGTCGAGACCGTCGAGATCACGTTCCCGAGCCGGAGGCGCGCAGAGGAACTGTGTCCCACCGAGCCGGCGTCGCTGGTGTGGGCCGCCCAGATGGGCACCCTGACCTTCCACCCGTGGCCGGTCCGTCGGCCCGAGGTCGACCGTCCCGACGAGTTGCGCATCGACATCGACCCCCAGCCGGGAACCTCGTTCACCGACGCCCGCCGCGTCGCTCTGGTGACGCGAGAACTGTTGGAGGAACTGGGTCTTCGTGGCTACCCGAAGACCAGTGGCAACCGCGGCATCCACGTGTACGTGCGGATCCGGCCGGAGTGGACGTTCGAGGACGTGCGTCACGCCGCGATCGGCCTGGGCCGTGAACTCGAACGCCGCGACGACGGCGTGACCACGGCCTGGTGGAAGGAGGAGCGCGGTGCGCGCCTCTTCATCGACTACAACCAGAACAACAGGGACCGCACCATCGCGAGTGCGTGGAGTCTGCGGGCGCGTCCCGGCGCCCCGGTGTCGACGCCGCTGACCTGGGAGCGCCTCGCCGAGACCAGCGACCCCCGTGAGTACTCCCTGGTCACCGTCCCCGACTACCTGCAGGACGGCGATCCCTGGGCGTCGATGGACGACGAGGCGTACTCGTTGGCTCCGCTGCTCGATCTGTGGGAGACGCTGCCCGGCGGCGAACTCAACTTCCCCCCGGACTACCCCAAGATGCCCGGCGAGCCGCCCCGCGTCCAGCCGTCGAAGAAGGTGGCCGCCCATTGGGACGAGGACGGCACCCGGGCGCAGGAGTAG
- the nhaA gene encoding Na+/H+ antiporter NhaA produces MTAHRTRFRGLVDKIADARRGDSSETVAAAFLLVATVVALIWANSPWGETYQSFWHTPLSITLGDQGIELDLQHWVNDGLMALFFFVVGLEVKREFAMGELRDRSRAAVPIVAAIAGLALPAALFLLLNPTGPEAAAWGVVISTDTAFVVGLLAVVGPARAVRLRIFLLTLAVADDVGALAIIAVFYTDELRIGPLLVSVAGLALIASLRGLRVWRGAGYGLVSVVTWVAMYESGVHPTLAGVMIALILPVYPPRRREVEHAAALTRAFRQSPNPEYARAARLGLERAVSVNERLMRLYQPYTAFIIVPIFALANAGVVLSSETLRAAATSSLTWGIVVGLVLGKFIGITTASAVFAKLRPGSMTPGLTFPQIAGGAALSGVGFTISLFIVDLALDDPALAYQARVGVLSASVIAALLGWLVFSLGNRFAPPPAEPSLDLLRRVSPKRDHIRGPVDAPLTIVEYGDFECPFCSKATGSTREVREHFGDQVRYIFRHYPLDDYHPHARYASEASEAAAAQGKFWEMHDTLFLHSDALERDDIDRYAADLGLDMDRFEDDLRTGDFVTRVEDDELDALTSELPGTPTFYLGVEGRVPQRHSGPHDAATIIRELEAMRAAARRPVAD; encoded by the coding sequence ATCACCGCGCATCGGACGCGGTTCAGAGGCCTGGTCGACAAGATCGCCGACGCGCGTCGGGGAGACAGCAGCGAGACCGTCGCTGCCGCGTTCCTCCTCGTCGCCACCGTGGTGGCGCTGATCTGGGCGAACTCGCCGTGGGGTGAGACCTACCAGTCGTTCTGGCACACCCCGCTGTCGATCACGCTGGGTGATCAGGGCATCGAGCTCGACCTGCAGCATTGGGTCAACGACGGTCTGATGGCTCTGTTCTTCTTCGTCGTCGGGCTCGAGGTCAAGCGGGAGTTCGCCATGGGCGAGCTCCGCGACCGGTCCCGCGCCGCCGTTCCCATCGTGGCGGCGATCGCCGGGCTCGCACTGCCCGCGGCGTTGTTCCTTCTCCTCAATCCCACCGGGCCCGAGGCCGCGGCGTGGGGTGTGGTGATCTCGACCGACACCGCGTTCGTGGTCGGGCTCCTCGCGGTCGTCGGACCCGCCCGAGCCGTGCGTCTGCGCATCTTCCTGCTGACCCTCGCCGTCGCCGACGACGTCGGCGCACTCGCCATCATCGCGGTGTTCTACACCGACGAACTGCGGATCGGGCCCCTGCTCGTGTCCGTGGCGGGCCTCGCTCTGATCGCGTCGCTGCGCGGCCTGCGGGTGTGGCGCGGCGCGGGCTACGGACTCGTCTCGGTGGTCACCTGGGTCGCCATGTACGAGTCCGGCGTCCACCCCACTCTCGCGGGCGTCATGATCGCCCTGATCCTGCCCGTCTACCCGCCGCGGCGGCGTGAGGTGGAACATGCCGCCGCGCTGACCCGGGCGTTCCGACAGTCCCCCAATCCGGAGTACGCCCGCGCCGCGCGGCTCGGACTCGAGCGCGCCGTCTCGGTGAACGAGCGGCTGATGCGGCTCTACCAGCCGTACACGGCCTTCATCATCGTGCCGATCTTCGCCCTCGCGAACGCGGGTGTGGTCCTGAGCTCGGAGACGCTGCGTGCCGCCGCCACGTCGTCGCTGACCTGGGGCATCGTCGTCGGCCTGGTGCTCGGCAAGTTCATCGGCATCACGACGGCGAGCGCGGTGTTCGCGAAGCTCCGGCCGGGATCCATGACGCCGGGGCTCACCTTCCCGCAGATCGCCGGCGGCGCCGCACTCTCCGGCGTGGGATTCACCATCTCGCTGTTCATCGTCGATCTCGCGCTGGACGACCCGGCTCTTGCATATCAAGCCCGCGTCGGCGTGCTCAGTGCCTCCGTGATCGCCGCGCTGCTCGGCTGGCTGGTGTTCTCGCTCGGCAACCGATTCGCGCCGCCGCCCGCGGAACCGTCACTGGACCTCCTCCGCCGCGTGAGCCCGAAGCGGGACCACATCCGCGGACCGGTGGACGCGCCGCTCACCATCGTGGAGTACGGCGATTTCGAGTGCCCGTTCTGCAGCAAGGCGACCGGAAGCACGCGCGAGGTGCGGGAACACTTCGGAGACCAGGTGCGCTACATCTTCCGCCACTACCCGCTCGACGACTACCACCCGCATGCCCGGTACGCGTCCGAGGCGTCGGAAGCTGCTGCGGCACAGGGCAAGTTCTGGGAGATGCACGACACGCTGTTCCTGCACAGCGACGCCCTCGAGCGCGACGACATCGACCGCTACGCCGCGGACCTCGGGCTCGACATGGATCGCTTCGAGGACGACCTCCGGACCGGCGACTTCGTCACCCGCGTCGAGGACGACGAACTCGACGCGCTCACCAGCGAGCTACCGGGGACACCGACGTTCTATCTCGGCGTCGAGGGCCGGGTTCCGCAGCGCCACAGCGGCCCACACGACGCCGCGACCATCATCCGCGAGCTCGAGGCGATGCGCGCAGCCGCCCGCCGGCCTGTCGCCGACTGA
- a CDS encoding Dps family protein, whose product MTDTTQKTASYTVPGMDVADGAHVAEVLQDRLNALNDLHLTLKHVHWNVVGPNFISVHEMLDPQVEAVRGFADDVAERIATLGSSALGTPGTIVSQRKWDDYSIGRAPAIEHLGALDLVYTGVISDYRAAIEEVGKVDPVTEDLLIGHSGQLELFHWFVRAHLENAGGQLSTAGAGSEKEAARDAS is encoded by the coding sequence ATGACTGACACGACGCAGAAGACGGCCTCGTACACCGTTCCCGGCATGGACGTCGCCGACGGTGCCCATGTGGCGGAGGTCCTCCAGGACCGCCTCAACGCCCTGAACGACCTGCATCTGACGCTCAAGCACGTGCACTGGAACGTCGTCGGACCCAACTTCATCTCCGTCCACGAGATGCTGGATCCCCAGGTCGAGGCCGTGCGCGGCTTCGCCGACGACGTCGCGGAGCGCATCGCGACGCTGGGCTCGTCCGCACTCGGCACCCCCGGCACCATCGTCTCGCAGCGCAAGTGGGACGACTACAGCATCGGCCGCGCGCCGGCCATCGAGCACCTCGGCGCGCTCGACCTCGTCTACACCGGCGTGATCTCGGACTACCGCGCGGCGATCGAGGAGGTCGGCAAGGTCGACCCCGTCACCGAGGACCTGCTCATCGGACACAGCGGCCAGCTGGAGCTGTTCCACTGGTTCGTGCGTGCGCACCTCGAGAACGCGGGTGGCCAGCTCTCGACGGCCGGCGCCGGTTCCGAGAAGGAAGCGGCACGCGACGCGAGCTGA
- a CDS encoding zinc-binding metallopeptidase family protein, protein MRVFFCRKCGQQLSFENSICLSCDSRLGFHLPSRSMQVLDDDLSVVVDGTTWRRCANIKLAQCNWLVDATDGDTLCLSCALTRTRPADSDQEAIAEFASAETAKRRVVLELDELHLPIIGRDENPEGGLAFDLLSSANRNVITGHANGLITLDLAESDDVHREQLRVSMDEPYRTLVGHFRHEIGHFYQMVLIGSGEHRARFEELFGNPDDDYQAALDRHYSEGAPEGWKKNYVSSYATMHPAEDWAETFAHYLHIRDTLDTAAAYAFAPAGSTFEAPLAGDVGFSRIIDWWLPLTWALNQLNRSMGHQDLYPFVLPAKVLEKMRFVHSVIVPDEV, encoded by the coding sequence ATGCGAGTCTTCTTCTGCCGCAAGTGCGGTCAACAGCTGTCGTTCGAGAACTCCATCTGCCTGAGCTGTGACAGCAGGCTGGGATTCCACCTGCCGAGTCGCAGCATGCAGGTGCTCGACGACGATCTGTCCGTGGTCGTGGACGGCACCACCTGGCGACGCTGCGCCAACATCAAGTTGGCGCAGTGCAACTGGTTGGTCGACGCGACGGACGGGGACACGCTGTGCCTGTCCTGCGCCCTCACCCGCACGCGGCCCGCCGACTCCGACCAGGAGGCCATCGCCGAGTTCGCCTCCGCGGAGACGGCGAAGCGCCGGGTGGTGCTCGAGCTCGACGAGTTGCACCTGCCGATCATCGGGCGGGACGAGAACCCCGAGGGTGGTCTCGCTTTCGACCTGCTCTCGAGCGCCAACCGCAACGTCATCACCGGTCATGCCAACGGTCTGATCACGCTGGACCTCGCCGAGAGCGACGACGTGCACCGCGAGCAGCTGCGGGTGTCGATGGACGAGCCCTATCGCACGCTCGTCGGCCACTTCCGGCACGAGATCGGCCACTTCTATCAGATGGTGCTGATCGGCAGCGGTGAGCATCGCGCGCGGTTCGAGGAACTCTTCGGCAACCCGGACGACGACTACCAGGCGGCATTGGATCGGCACTACAGCGAGGGTGCACCGGAGGGCTGGAAGAAGAACTACGTGTCGTCCTACGCGACGATGCATCCGGCCGAGGACTGGGCGGAGACGTTCGCCCACTACCTGCACATCCGGGACACCCTGGACACCGCTGCGGCCTACGCCTTCGCGCCCGCCGGATCCACCTTCGAGGCGCCACTGGCCGGAGACGTCGGTTTCAGCCGGATCATCGACTGGTGGCTACCGCTCACGTGGGCACTCAACCAGCTGAACAGGTCCATGGGACACCAGGACCTCTACCCCTTCGTCCTGCCGGCGAAGGTGCTGGAGAAGATGCGCTTCGTCCACTCCGTCATCGTCCCCGACGAGGTCTGA